One Fundidesulfovibrio terrae genomic window carries:
- a CDS encoding sensor histidine kinase, with translation MSLLPGSMVKLDSDGCPAHPMRILCVDDEPALRLTVQAFLQDMGHSVATAQDGMQGLELIQAETFDAVLLDLAMPGMSGLAVLERAAALKPNLPVVVVSGTGNIHDVIAALRLGAWDFLTKPIEDMAILVYSLEKVIERASLIRENQLHRERLEVLVRKRTQKLRKEIAERRSVEKALRISLAEKEVLLKEVHHRVKNNLQIVSSLLSLQSLKYDESLAAAFLDSQARVRAMALVHEKLYRSGDLSRIDFPDYLRQLSTFLLQAYRPKDKSVTSDIECRDLCLPVDFAIPCGLIVNELFTNSLKHAFTGRTSGVIRLRASQEGSEARLVVEDNGVGFPPDISVDAADSLGLQLVTNLTHQLRGTMDVVSDASGSRFTLRFPIPAPRSVLSTTRETP, from the coding sequence ATGAGCCTCCTTCCGGGATCGATGGTCAAACTCGACTCGGACGGCTGCCCCGCGCACCCCATGCGCATTCTTTGCGTCGATGACGAACCGGCCTTGCGCCTGACGGTTCAGGCTTTCCTGCAGGACATGGGGCATAGCGTCGCCACGGCCCAGGACGGCATGCAGGGGCTCGAACTGATCCAGGCCGAGACTTTCGACGCCGTGCTCCTGGACCTGGCCATGCCCGGGATGTCCGGCCTTGCGGTGCTCGAGAGGGCCGCCGCCCTCAAGCCCAACCTGCCAGTGGTGGTTGTCTCCGGCACCGGCAACATCCACGACGTCATCGCGGCACTTCGCCTGGGCGCCTGGGATTTCCTCACCAAGCCCATCGAGGACATGGCCATCCTGGTCTATTCACTGGAGAAGGTCATCGAGCGGGCCAGCCTGATCCGGGAGAACCAGCTCCACCGCGAGCGCCTGGAAGTGCTGGTGCGCAAGCGCACCCAGAAACTCCGAAAGGAGATCGCCGAGCGCAGATCCGTGGAGAAAGCCCTGCGGATTTCCCTGGCCGAGAAGGAAGTGCTCCTCAAGGAAGTGCACCACCGGGTCAAGAACAACCTCCAGATCGTTTCAAGCCTGCTCTCGCTTCAGTCCCTCAAATATGACGAGAGCCTCGCCGCGGCCTTTCTCGACAGCCAGGCCCGGGTGCGGGCCATGGCCCTGGTCCACGAGAAGCTCTACCGCTCGGGCGACCTGAGCCGCATCGATTTTCCCGACTACCTGCGCCAGCTCTCGACCTTTCTGCTGCAGGCGTACCGCCCCAAGGACAAGTCTGTCACCTCGGACATCGAGTGCCGCGACCTATGCCTGCCGGTGGACTTTGCCATCCCTTGTGGGCTCATTGTCAACGAGCTGTTCACCAACAGCCTCAAGCACGCCTTCACCGGACGAACGAGCGGCGTCATCCGTCTGCGCGCCTCGCAGGAAGGGTCCGAAGCCCGGCTCGTGGTTGAGGACAACGGCGTCGGCTTTCCGCCTGATATCTCCGTGGACGCGGCCGACTCCCTCGGCTTGCAGCTGGTGACCAACCTCACCCATCAACTCCGGGGAACGATGGATGTGGTCTCGGACGCTTCGGGTTCACGGTTCACCTTGCGCTTTCCCATCCCTGCGCCCCGCTCGGTTTTGTCCACCACCCGCGAAACGCCCTGA
- a CDS encoding sialidase family protein: MPSLSGDRSRHVAIDARPGHYLCFPDVRTVGGGRLLCVYRQSDKHVADRADLLFTVSDDLGRTWSSPQYLNAAVGHCPRVTHLEDGRILVIDDHSQCQFWSIDNARSFHRAPYTGAYMPLPDRVVPLSPGHFITTAHTHRGEQAMPKIRQAPSEQLVYASSNQGASWRPYSVLAYDPNLVLCEASMTRLPDGRLLALLRENSFVFEPMYFCISHDQGATWTDPKPTPVAGHRPTVGVTPSGRLLVTYRNVGPDGGTAAWMGTLDELDHDYEVHGLHPSPGNPLLTPEGLLIENDPGLSHAVRYALRPMSDPERARAELTAELLVAEAQEKACAIHFAGWWRFFPDRIMPPGKDTPPIPVEPGQPVRITLRYAPGQVEASVNGHAAGTYPADARAAETRAVIFGNAATQEQNGGRHLWKSVSLSISEPRYDREYSWRWAPSQGLPDAYVLARVLELANDRQANPGDYGYSGWDVLPDGRYFCAFHHGGGDLPGYEPGRSSHVRGAWFEDSDFTPTP; this comes from the coding sequence ATGCCAAGCTTAAGCGGCGACCGGTCCCGGCACGTGGCCATCGACGCCCGCCCCGGGCACTACCTGTGCTTTCCGGATGTCCGTACGGTAGGCGGCGGGCGCCTGCTCTGCGTCTACCGCCAGTCGGACAAGCACGTGGCCGACCGGGCCGACCTGCTCTTCACGGTGAGCGACGACCTGGGGCGCACCTGGTCCTCCCCGCAGTACCTGAACGCCGCCGTGGGGCACTGCCCGAGGGTCACCCACCTGGAGGATGGCCGGATACTGGTCATCGATGACCACTCCCAATGCCAGTTCTGGAGCATCGACAACGCGCGCTCCTTCCACCGCGCCCCCTACACCGGTGCGTACATGCCCCTGCCGGACCGTGTGGTCCCCCTCTCCCCAGGGCACTTCATCACCACGGCCCACACCCATCGGGGCGAGCAGGCCATGCCCAAGATCCGCCAGGCCCCCTCGGAACAGCTGGTCTACGCTTCGAGCAACCAGGGTGCCTCCTGGCGGCCGTATTCCGTCCTGGCCTACGACCCCAACCTGGTGCTGTGCGAGGCGTCCATGACCCGGCTGCCCGACGGGCGATTGCTGGCGCTCCTGCGCGAGAACTCCTTCGTGTTCGAGCCCATGTACTTCTGTATAAGCCATGACCAGGGCGCGACTTGGACCGACCCCAAACCTACGCCCGTGGCCGGCCACAGGCCCACGGTGGGAGTCACCCCGTCGGGCAGGCTCCTGGTCACCTACCGCAACGTGGGCCCGGACGGCGGCACGGCCGCCTGGATGGGCACCCTCGACGAACTGGACCACGACTATGAGGTTCACGGCCTGCACCCGTCGCCGGGCAATCCTCTCCTCACCCCGGAGGGCCTGCTCATCGAGAACGATCCCGGCCTCTCTCATGCCGTGCGCTATGCCCTGCGCCCCATGAGCGACCCCGAGCGCGCCCGGGCCGAACTCACCGCCGAGCTTCTGGTGGCCGAGGCCCAGGAGAAAGCCTGCGCCATCCATTTCGCGGGCTGGTGGCGCTTCTTCCCTGACCGCATCATGCCCCCGGGCAAGGATACCCCGCCCATCCCCGTGGAGCCGGGCCAGCCCGTGCGCATCACCCTGCGCTACGCCCCCGGGCAGGTGGAAGCCTCGGTGAACGGCCACGCCGCCGGGACCTACCCGGCCGATGCCCGCGCCGCCGAAACCCGGGCCGTCATCTTCGGCAACGCCGCGACCCAGGAGCAAAACGGCGGGAGGCACCTGTGGAAGAGCGTCTCGCTGTCCATCAGCGAGCCCCGCTACGACCGGGAATACTCCTGGCGCTGGGCCCCCTCCCAGGGGCTCCCCGACGCCTACGTCCTGGCCCGCGTGCTGGAACTGGCCAACGACCGCCAGGCCAACCCCGGGGACTACGGCTACTCGGGCTGGGACGTTCTTCCCGACGGACGTTACTTCTGCGCCTTCCACCACGGCGGAGGCGACCTGCCCGGCTACGAGCCCGGCCGGTCCAGCCACGTTCGCGGAGCATGGTTCGAGGATTCCGACTTCACCCCAACCCCGTGA
- the rfbC gene encoding dTDP-4-dehydrorhamnose 3,5-epimerase, producing MIYTSRDSSAPKGGDDVGFQATGIPGLWLYAPKVFKDERGFFMESYNQAAFEARGIDIRFVQDNHAYSRNKGVLRGLHFQFPPRAQTKLVRVTRGEVLDVVVDLRAGSPTYGQWKSFVLTGENFLQLLVPKGFAHGYLTLTPDVEFLYKVDDVYAPDCDSGIIWNDPDLGIEWGAHDPILSPKDAQLGRFKDFKSPFVYEG from the coding sequence ATGATATACACATCGCGGGATTCATCCGCGCCCAAGGGAGGTGACGACGTGGGCTTTCAGGCCACAGGCATTCCAGGACTCTGGCTTTACGCCCCCAAGGTCTTCAAGGACGAACGGGGCTTTTTCATGGAGAGCTACAACCAGGCCGCGTTCGAGGCCCGGGGCATCGACATACGTTTCGTGCAGGACAACCACGCATACTCCCGCAACAAGGGCGTGCTGCGCGGGCTGCATTTCCAGTTCCCCCCCAGGGCCCAGACCAAGCTGGTGCGCGTGACGCGCGGCGAGGTGCTGGACGTGGTGGTGGACCTGCGCGCGGGCTCGCCCACGTACGGGCAGTGGAAGTCCTTCGTGCTCACGGGCGAGAACTTCCTGCAACTGCTGGTGCCCAAGGGATTCGCCCACGGCTACCTGACGCTGACCCCGGACGTGGAGTTCCTCTATAAGGTGGACGACGTCTACGCCCCGGACTGCGACTCCGGAATCATCTGGAACGATCCGGACCTGGGCATCGAGTGGGGCGCGCACGACCCCATCCTCTCGCCCAAGGACGCCCAGCTTGGCCGCTTCAAGGATTTCAAATCCCCCTTCGTCTACGAAGGCTAA
- the lipB gene encoding lipoyl(octanoyl) transferase LipB yields the protein MKVVDLGLISYAEALALQVAAVEDVLAGGEERLFVLEHHPVITLGRHGGEAFLSRPAEELRAAGIDVEQASRGGNVTCHFPGQAVIYPVMRLSRRPGGLKGYFSDLEQAGIDALAMLGVPAGRYPGRPGVWTGPRKIASVGVGVRRWVSYHGLALNAGPDLSLFSLVTACGLPGVEMTSVARELEHLGRSPDEADVGRVKNALVQAFLSVTAR from the coding sequence GTGAAGGTCGTCGATCTTGGACTGATCTCCTACGCCGAGGCCCTGGCCCTGCAGGTGGCCGCCGTGGAGGACGTGCTGGCCGGAGGCGAGGAGCGGCTGTTCGTGCTGGAGCACCATCCGGTGATCACCCTGGGCCGCCACGGCGGCGAGGCCTTCCTGAGCCGTCCGGCCGAGGAGCTTCGCGCCGCGGGCATCGACGTGGAGCAGGCCAGCCGGGGCGGCAACGTCACCTGTCACTTCCCGGGACAGGCGGTGATCTATCCGGTGATGCGCCTGTCGCGCAGGCCCGGCGGACTCAAGGGCTACTTTAGCGACCTGGAGCAGGCCGGGATCGACGCCCTGGCCATGCTCGGCGTTCCGGCGGGGCGCTATCCCGGGCGGCCCGGCGTCTGGACCGGGCCGCGCAAGATCGCGAGCGTGGGTGTGGGCGTGCGCCGCTGGGTGAGCTACCACGGCCTGGCCCTGAACGCCGGGCCGGACCTGTCGCTTTTTTCGCTGGTGACAGCCTGCGGGCTGCCGGGGGTGGAGATGACCTCCGTGGCCCGAGAACTCGAGCACCTGGGACGTTCCCCCGATGAGGCGGACGTCGGGAGAGTCAAGAATGCCCTCGTCCAAGCCTTCCTGTCCGTCACGGCCCGCTAG
- a CDS encoding cytochrome c3 family protein produces MRLWKWVLPGLAAGLAAAWLGYPRLAWVALTQPIRFSHSVHARQDVACTACHANAPGGAFNGFPSIEVCAGCHPDPTGGRSEDEKEADKLVSEYVKKHKDVPWLSMVREPDHVYFPHAPHLSGKPAGCASCHPDMAREDYPELKRNRISGYLSRTMPMARCRACHQSSRAADDCVVCHR; encoded by the coding sequence GTGAGGCTTTGGAAGTGGGTTCTCCCCGGCCTTGCGGCCGGGCTCGCGGCGGCTTGGCTCGGCTACCCCAGGCTGGCCTGGGTGGCGCTCACCCAACCCATCCGCTTCAGCCATTCGGTCCACGCCAGGCAGGACGTGGCCTGCACCGCCTGCCACGCGAACGCGCCCGGCGGCGCGTTCAACGGATTTCCTTCGATCGAGGTCTGCGCCGGGTGCCATCCCGATCCCACTGGCGGGCGAAGCGAGGACGAGAAGGAAGCGGACAAGCTGGTGAGCGAGTACGTCAAGAAGCACAAGGACGTGCCCTGGCTGTCCATGGTCCGCGAGCCCGACCACGTGTATTTCCCCCACGCCCCGCACCTCTCGGGGAAACCGGCCGGGTGCGCTTCCTGCCATCCGGACATGGCCCGCGAGGACTATCCCGAACTCAAGCGCAACAGGATATCCGGCTACCTGAGCCGGACCATGCCCATGGCCCGCTGCCGGGCCTGCCACCAATCGAGCCGGGCCGCGGACGACTGTGTCGTCTGCCACAGGTAG
- the lipA gene encoding lipoyl synthase: MPSSKPSCPSRPASPRLPSWLKVKPPMGQAFAGTASVVAGQELHTVCRQARCPNMAECFGKGVATFLILGGVCSRACGFCNITPGSPSPVDPGEPDRVALAANKLGLRYAVITSVTRDDLPDGGAAHFAATIRAVRRELSAAAAGPEAASGAGPGVGVEVLIPDFQGSAEALAVVLDANPSVLNHNLETVPELYSTVRPQAVYARSLELLARAKASGRARVKSGLMLGLGETREQLARVLSDLAGIGCDMVTVGQYLRPSRRNLPVVRYVPPEEFDEVAELGRTLGIPVMYCGPLVRSSHDASSLLAEGRLP, translated from the coding sequence ATGCCCTCGTCCAAGCCTTCCTGTCCGTCACGGCCCGCTAGCCCGCGCCTGCCCTCCTGGCTCAAGGTGAAGCCCCCCATGGGGCAGGCTTTCGCCGGGACGGCCTCGGTGGTGGCCGGGCAGGAGCTGCACACCGTCTGCCGCCAGGCCCGCTGCCCCAACATGGCTGAATGCTTCGGCAAGGGAGTGGCCACATTCCTTATTTTGGGCGGAGTGTGTTCGCGCGCCTGCGGCTTCTGCAACATCACACCGGGCTCGCCCTCCCCCGTGGATCCCGGAGAGCCCGATCGCGTGGCCCTGGCCGCCAACAAGCTCGGGCTCAGGTACGCGGTCATCACCTCCGTGACCCGCGATGATCTTCCAGACGGCGGGGCCGCCCATTTCGCGGCCACCATCCGGGCCGTGCGGCGTGAGCTTTCCGCAGCCGCTGCCGGACCCGAAGCGGCTTCGGGAGCCGGGCCGGGAGTGGGGGTAGAAGTGCTCATCCCCGATTTCCAGGGCAGCGCAGAGGCCCTGGCCGTGGTGCTGGACGCGAATCCTTCCGTGCTCAACCACAACTTGGAGACCGTGCCGGAACTGTATTCCACGGTGCGCCCCCAGGCCGTGTACGCCCGCAGCCTGGAACTGCTGGCCCGGGCCAAGGCTTCGGGCCGGGCGCGGGTCAAGAGCGGACTGATGCTGGGGCTTGGAGAAACCCGCGAGCAGCTGGCGCGCGTGCTGTCGGACCTGGCCGGGATCGGCTGCGACATGGTGACGGTGGGGCAGTACCTGCGTCCGTCGCGGCGCAACCTGCCGGTGGTCCGCTACGTGCCGCCCGAGGAGTTCGACGAGGTGGCCGAACTCGGCCGGACGCTCGGCATCCCGGTGATGTACTGTGGCCCCCTGGTGCGCTCCAGCCACGACGCTTCGAGCCTGCTGGCCGAGGGCCGGTTGCCGTGA
- a CDS encoding C40 family peptidase, whose translation MLRTTPLAPWMTMRVLIVCALLMATTACGSKQYSSRQNIADSQQPSENLAASFEPASPFLHFSGNNYCALPVPGVVAGSKNPFELSGLTGTATHQRLVALAFSQIGTLYRAGGTEPGTGFDCSGFTTWVYSKLGVNLPRSSREQFMEGKVIAKSQLKKGDLVFFGSKKRITHVGIYLEDNKFIHSSSSGDTVKISSLDEPTWERKFTGARRVF comes from the coding sequence ATGCTACGCACCACACCCCTTGCCCCCTGGATGACCATGCGTGTCCTGATCGTATGTGCTCTCCTGATGGCCACGACCGCATGCGGATCCAAACAGTATTCCTCTCGCCAAAACATCGCCGACAGCCAACAGCCTTCCGAAAATCTCGCCGCCTCCTTCGAACCTGCCTCCCCCTTCCTGCACTTCAGCGGCAATAATTACTGCGCGCTGCCCGTGCCCGGAGTGGTGGCCGGCTCCAAGAACCCCTTCGAGCTCTCCGGCCTGACCGGAACCGCCACACACCAGCGCCTGGTGGCCCTGGCCTTCAGCCAGATCGGCACGCTGTACCGCGCCGGCGGAACCGAACCCGGCACCGGCTTCGACTGCTCCGGATTCACCACATGGGTCTACAGCAAGCTCGGCGTCAACCTGCCCCGCAGTTCCCGTGAGCAGTTCATGGAGGGCAAGGTCATCGCCAAAAGCCAGCTCAAGAAAGGCGACCTGGTCTTCTTCGGCAGCAAGAAACGCATCACCCACGTCGGCATCTATCTCGAAGACAACAAGTTCATCCACAGCTCCAGTTCCGGAGACACCGTCAAGATATCAAGCCTGGACGAGCCCACCTGGGAACGCAAGTTCACTGGCGCGCGTCGGGTCTTCTAG
- a CDS encoding ASKHA domain-containing protein, whose amino-acid sequence MNTFRITWKNSGAETEASIEPGLTLAQHLYMAGAFQGRPLCSGAGRCGLCRVRFLAQAPEPLPEEREILSSARLDEGGRLSCRRPPQPGSKVEVSRGPGTPDQPGALPDAPAGTFLGIDLGTTSVHWRCLSRTGRLSGSFLNEQLGAGSEVMSRLALARVPLGAARLREAVVRMVRGVLAETGAVPGSICLAGNTCMTYLALGLDVSGLARAPYRLDWPGGGKARLDGGLPEVYIPPLLAPFVGGDVSAGIAALEFSARPPVPPYLLADLGTNGEFALALPDGRVLVASVPMGPALEGVGMANGMMAGPGATVAYGVSPAGLAPVPYVGAYKDGEPPRALGKGGQGGLDAAVLGSSPRAPIRGVCGTGYVSLLARLLALGVVDASGRFAPEAASPLAARVLSGLARGQGQPSLDLGGGLRLYATDVEALLKVKAAYASAVAILLDEAGLDFSSLTGVLLAGALGEHVQAADLEALGFFPPGGAARVRAVGNTSLEGACLAAAREDVRRWLAELPGRTRLVDVVSRPDFQQIYMDSMRFSHVR is encoded by the coding sequence ATGAACACGTTCAGAATCACTTGGAAAAACAGCGGAGCCGAGACCGAAGCATCTATCGAACCCGGACTCACCCTGGCCCAGCATCTGTACATGGCCGGGGCCTTCCAGGGACGGCCGCTCTGTTCTGGCGCCGGGCGCTGCGGGTTGTGCCGGGTCCGGTTCCTCGCCCAGGCTCCGGAGCCGCTCCCCGAGGAGCGGGAGATCCTTTCCTCCGCACGCCTGGACGAGGGAGGGCGTCTGTCCTGCAGGCGGCCCCCGCAACCGGGCTCAAAGGTGGAAGTCTCCCGCGGACCGGGAACGCCGGACCAACCGGGGGCGCTCCCGGACGCCCCTGCCGGGACCTTCCTCGGGATAGACCTGGGCACCACGTCCGTGCACTGGCGCTGCCTGAGCCGGACCGGGCGGCTTTCGGGCTCGTTCCTCAATGAGCAGCTGGGGGCCGGGTCCGAGGTCATGTCGCGCCTGGCCCTGGCGCGGGTTCCCCTCGGCGCGGCGCGGCTGCGCGAGGCCGTGGTTCGGATGGTGCGCGGGGTGCTGGCCGAAACCGGGGCCGTCCCGGGTTCAATCTGTCTGGCGGGCAACACCTGCATGACCTATCTGGCCTTGGGGCTTGACGTCTCGGGGCTTGCCCGCGCTCCCTACCGGCTGGACTGGCCCGGAGGCGGCAAGGCCCGCCTTGACGGGGGGCTCCCCGAGGTCTACATCCCGCCGCTCCTCGCGCCTTTCGTGGGCGGGGACGTGAGCGCCGGGATTGCTGCCCTGGAATTTTCCGCCCGGCCCCCCGTGCCCCCTTACCTGCTGGCGGACCTGGGCACCAACGGCGAATTCGCCCTGGCGCTCCCGGACGGACGGGTGCTGGTGGCCAGCGTCCCCATGGGCCCGGCCTTGGAAGGCGTGGGCATGGCGAACGGCATGATGGCCGGTCCCGGCGCTACGGTGGCCTACGGGGTGTCTCCGGCCGGGCTTGCCCCGGTGCCGTACGTAGGTGCATATAAGGATGGGGAGCCGCCGCGCGCCCTTGGCAAGGGCGGCCAGGGCGGGCTCGACGCGGCCGTCCTGGGCTCCTCGCCCCGCGCGCCCATACGGGGCGTGTGCGGCACGGGCTACGTGAGCCTGCTGGCCAGGCTTCTGGCGCTCGGCGTGGTGGACGCGTCCGGTCGGTTTGCGCCCGAGGCCGCATCGCCGCTCGCGGCGCGGGTGCTCTCCGGGCTTGCGCGCGGCCAGGGCCAACCGTCGCTGGATTTGGGAGGCGGCCTCAGGCTCTACGCCACGGACGTGGAGGCCCTGCTCAAGGTGAAGGCGGCCTACGCCTCGGCCGTGGCCATCCTGCTGGACGAGGCCGGGCTTGATTTTTCCTCGCTCACCGGGGTGCTCCTGGCTGGAGCCCTGGGAGAGCACGTCCAGGCGGCCGATCTGGAGGCCCTTGGCTTCTTCCCGCCGGGCGGAGCGGCCAGGGTCCGGGCCGTGGGCAACACCTCCCTGGAGGGGGCCTGCCTGGCGGCCGCGCGCGAGGACGTCCGGCGCTGGCTGGCGGAATTGCCCGGACGGACGCGGCTGGTGGACGTCGTGTCCCGGCCGGATTTTCAACAGATCTATATGGATTCCATGAGGTTCTCCCATGTCAGGTGA
- a CDS encoding small ribosomal subunit Rsm22 family protein, which produces MSGDQAGQILRAAPLFPRPSGPLVAALAGYRKALEAVHPLKPKHRAGLPGDVKRLSLALTAERGPGPQANYLASPANLSAYLYYFLPWNLYRLSRLFTGLDFDIPDGATVLDLGSGPLTLAQALWISRPRLRTRKLRFLCVDQTGQALRAGRDLFEALTGEEGRAWTIELIQAPAHKAPQEPCDVVMAANALNELSRGRGEEGHEALERICEMLLSRLDREGRLMLVEPGTRLGGKLLSRLRDLIIEEGVSPLAPCTHAEPCPMLAPRWRSWCHFVFPAEGVPDWLASITKQAELDKDRASLSFLHMSAGEPVYDPARYRTVSHRFALPTGLGAYACGAEGLRLMSFPRAPRGLVPGALLDAKFPAPDKRDSKSGAWLTPVAPEPEGQGR; this is translated from the coding sequence ATGTCAGGTGATCAAGCCGGGCAGATTCTCCGCGCCGCGCCGCTCTTCCCCAGGCCCTCCGGGCCCCTTGTCGCGGCCCTGGCAGGATACCGCAAGGCCCTCGAGGCCGTGCACCCTTTGAAGCCCAAGCACCGTGCGGGCCTGCCGGGCGATGTGAAGCGCCTGTCGCTTGCGCTCACGGCCGAGCGCGGCCCCGGCCCCCAGGCCAACTACCTGGCGAGCCCGGCCAACCTGTCCGCATACCTTTATTACTTCCTGCCCTGGAACCTCTACCGCCTCTCGCGCCTGTTCACCGGGCTGGACTTCGATATCCCGGACGGGGCCACCGTGCTGGACCTGGGCTCAGGCCCCCTCACCCTGGCCCAGGCCCTGTGGATTTCCCGCCCCCGGCTGCGCACCCGCAAGCTGCGTTTTCTCTGCGTGGACCAGACCGGACAGGCCCTGCGTGCCGGCCGCGACCTCTTCGAAGCCCTTACAGGCGAGGAGGGCAGGGCCTGGACCATTGAGCTGATCCAGGCCCCGGCCCACAAGGCCCCCCAGGAGCCCTGCGACGTGGTCATGGCCGCCAACGCTTTGAACGAGCTGTCCAGGGGCAGGGGCGAGGAGGGCCACGAGGCCCTGGAGCGCATCTGCGAAATGCTCTTGTCGCGTCTGGATCGCGAGGGCAGGCTCATGCTGGTGGAACCCGGCACCCGCCTGGGCGGCAAGCTTCTTTCCCGGCTGCGCGACCTCATCATCGAGGAGGGGGTGTCTCCCCTGGCCCCCTGCACCCACGCCGAGCCCTGCCCCATGCTGGCCCCGCGCTGGCGCTCCTGGTGCCATTTCGTGTTTCCGGCCGAGGGCGTGCCGGACTGGCTGGCGAGCATCACCAAGCAGGCCGAGCTGGACAAGGACCGGGCCAGCCTGAGCTTTCTGCACATGAGCGCGGGCGAGCCCGTCTACGATCCGGCCCGCTACCGCACAGTGTCGCACCGCTTCGCCCTGCCCACGGGGCTTGGGGCCTACGCCTGCGGGGCCGAGGGCCTTCGCCTGATGAGCTTCCCCAGGGCTCCTCGCGGGCTGGTGCCCGGGGCGCTCCTGGATGCGAAGTTCCCCGCGCCGGACAAGCGCGACTCCAAGAGCGGCGCGTGGCTGACCCCGGTTGCGCCCGAGCCCGAGGGGCAAGGCCGGTGA
- a CDS encoding mannose-1-phosphate guanylyltransferase/mannose-6-phosphate isomerase, with protein sequence MTAPDAHKKQFSSCHAVILAGGSGTRLWPLSRTLLPKQLLSLDGGQTLLKRTVSRALEAFSPEQVWVVTNEEHVFEVRGQLRELDPTLEKGALAEPQGRNTLPAIMLALDKIVDQDPEALVAVFPSDHMIESNGDWLDTLAEALPLARDGYLATFGIKPAKPETGYGYIRKGDALGGNAFAVRSFVEKPDSATAESYLKSGEYYWNSGMFVFSASAFLDAVRRFQPVFWEWWERRKESPLGCGYGTIPDISVDYAVVEKMDRLAVVEARFVWDDLGNWEAIYRMGQKDAGGNAVQGDVMAQGCSDNLLISHGGKLACVGVENMIVVQTRDATLVCPRSESQRVKDVVMELKEQGSQLVNAHVTVRRPWGSYTVLEEGPHYKIKRIEVPAGGKLSLQMHHHRSEHWVVVAGTALVQIDDKEMLLTENQSVDIPKTSTHRLSNPGKVPVEIIEIQTGPYLEEDDIVRFEDVYGRNAKPGCAV encoded by the coding sequence ATGACCGCTCCCGACGCTCATAAAAAACAGTTCTCCTCCTGCCACGCCGTCATCCTGGCCGGAGGCTCCGGCACCAGGCTCTGGCCCCTGTCGCGCACGCTCCTGCCCAAGCAGCTGCTCTCCCTGGACGGCGGCCAGACGCTTCTCAAGCGCACCGTGTCGCGCGCCCTGGAGGCCTTTTCCCCCGAGCAGGTATGGGTGGTCACCAACGAGGAGCACGTCTTCGAGGTGCGCGGCCAGTTGCGCGAGCTCGACCCCACCCTGGAGAAGGGCGCCCTGGCCGAACCCCAGGGGCGCAACACCCTGCCCGCCATCATGCTGGCCCTGGACAAGATCGTGGACCAGGACCCCGAGGCGTTGGTGGCCGTCTTCCCCTCGGACCACATGATCGAGTCCAACGGGGACTGGCTGGACACCCTGGCCGAGGCCCTGCCCCTGGCCCGCGACGGCTACCTGGCCACCTTCGGCATCAAGCCCGCCAAGCCCGAGACCGGCTACGGCTACATCCGCAAGGGTGACGCCCTGGGCGGCAACGCCTTTGCCGTACGCTCCTTCGTGGAGAAGCCCGACTCGGCCACGGCGGAAAGCTATCTGAAGAGCGGCGAGTACTACTGGAACAGCGGCATGTTCGTGTTCTCGGCGAGTGCCTTCCTGGACGCCGTGCGCCGCTTCCAGCCCGTGTTCTGGGAGTGGTGGGAAAGGCGCAAGGAATCCCCTCTGGGCTGCGGCTACGGCACCATCCCGGACATCTCCGTGGACTACGCGGTGGTGGAGAAAATGGACCGCCTGGCCGTGGTGGAGGCCCGCTTCGTGTGGGACGACCTGGGCAATTGGGAAGCCATTTACCGCATGGGCCAGAAGGACGCAGGCGGGAACGCCGTGCAGGGCGACGTCATGGCCCAGGGCTGTTCGGACAACCTGCTCATCTCCCACGGCGGCAAGCTCGCCTGCGTGGGCGTCGAGAACATGATCGTGGTCCAGACCCGCGACGCCACCCTGGTCTGCCCGCGCAGCGAGTCCCAGCGCGTCAAGGACGTGGTCATGGAACTCAAGGAGCAGGGCAGCCAGCTGGTCAACGCCCACGTCACCGTGCGCCGGCCCTGGGGCAGCTACACGGTGCTGGAGGAAGGCCCGCACTACAAGATCAAGCGCATCGAGGTTCCGGCCGGGGGCAAGCTCTCGCTCCAGATGCACCATCACCGCTCCGAGCACTGGGTGGTCGTGGCGGGCACGGCCCTGGTGCAGATCGACGACAAGGAGATGCTGCTCACGGAAAACCAGTCCGTGGACATCCCCAAGACCTCCACCCACCGCCTGTCCAACCCTGGCAAGGTGCCCGTGGAGATCATCGAGATCCAGACCGGCCCGTACCTGGAGGAGGACGATATCGTCCGCTTCGAGGACGTCTACGGCCGTAACGCCAAGCCCGGCTGCGCCGTCTAG